The genome window AGAATACTCATGTAAATGCTTACGAAATATCCCAATAGCATGATCTCCATAAGTCTTAAGCATTAGCTCAAAATGCTCTTTGATTATCTGCTTTTTCTCATCTGGATTTATACTTTGATTCTCTTTAATCTCTTTAAATATCCATGGAGAACCAATACTAGCACGCCCGATCATCAAGCCATCACAACCAGTAATCTTAAAAACCTCTTGATAATTATTAATATCTATATTGCCATTAGCTACAACAGGAATAGTAGTAGCTGATTTAACTCTTGCTATTGCTTCATAATCCACTGGTGCGCTATATCCACCAGCTCTAGTGCGACCATGCACGCAGATAAAATCAGCCCCAGCATTAGCTAGATCACGCGCAATCTCGTGAGCCATTTTGGTATTAAATCCTAAGCGAATTTTAACTGAAGTATAGCGTTTATTAGATCTATTTTTAATAGTCTCTATAAGAGTGCAAAGCAACTTTGGATCATTTAAAAGAGCTGAGCCGGCATTTTGCTTTATGACTTTTGGAACTGGACAGCCGCAATTTAGATCTATTCCATCTATTCCATCAAATTGATTTAAAATATCTACAGCTTTAGCGATTATATCTTTATTACTACCAGCAATCTGAACTATATAAGGGGTCTCTAGTGGAGATTTTTCAATCATTGATAAAGTCTTATCATGCTCATACACAAAGGCATTTGAGCTAATCATCTCACTAACAGTACAATCACACCCAAATCTCTTAGCTAAAGTGCGAAGTGGCAGATCAGAAAAGCCCGCTAATGGGGCTAAAAATAGTGGCTTAGAGCTAAAATCTATCATTAATAAAATAGATCCGCTCTAGCGATTTTGCCATGATCTCTTAAAAATAGCAAGGTTTCAATGCGTTCAAATTTGCTATTTTCATTCATTATTTTCTCTCTTAATTGCTCAATCATTTGAAAATCATACAGTAGATATAAATAGGCCTCAAATGCTAGTGATTCTTCATTTCTTAAGCGATCAAACATTGATATAAGTAGATCTGGTTCGATTTTAGTTTTTAAAATTTTAGCTATTTGGATATACTCATCTTGAGTAAATTTAACCTTGCTAATAATATTAAAAATATCATTGGTGCTAATCTCAAATTTATCCTGAGCATATCTATTTATTAAAACAAAAACATCCTTAACTGTGTATATTGGATTAAATTTAGATAATTCCAAAAATGAGCCATTTTCTACTAATGCATTAGATGCCAAAGCCTTTAACTCTTCGTTTATATCACTATTTGATAAAACTGTAATAGCATATTTATAATCAGCCATTATCTTATTTTTTTCATTTTGGATATATAGTGGATTTGTTTTTAAAAGTTTAAATCTTTTTAAATCACACACTTTGCCGCTTTTTACATCACTGCATAACTCATATGCTGCTCTTAAATCATCATTTTGCAAGGTTGGTTTGCCTAAATTTAACCACGGAGATAGCGATTTAGTTACTTCGCTAGATGCGGTAAATAGATCGGTTTTAAAATCTTTATTTGATTCTAAACCAAGATAAATCTCCTTAGCTAAAACATTATAAATTTGAGCATCGCTTCTCATAGCTCTACCCTCTAAATATATCTTAAATCCGTAGTAGCTCATATGAAAAATAGCTAAGATAACAAACATAATCAAAGGCAATATAACCCATGTAGCAATAGGAAAATCTATATTATACCCAAAAATATTAACAGCATAATTTTGATTAGCAAAAGAGAAAATCCCTAACCAAACAAGACCGATATAAATAATAGAATATAGAAAAAATCTTCTAGTTTTCATCTTATCCTTCCTATTTTATTATAGTTTTTTCTGCAATTTCACGACATGTAATGCAATATCTTGCATGAGGCTTAACCTTTAAACGCTCAATATCAATATCATCTTCACACATATCGCAAATGCCATAAATACCAGATTCTATCTTTTTTAAAGATTGATCAATTTCATTAAGCTCTTGTTGTTGTTTAGCCGATATAGAGTGTTCTAGTTCTTCATCTGCACTAATACTAGCAAAATCAAACTCATCAGTAGCTCCACTTTGTCTAAGGCCATCTATTTCATTTGCTGCATCATTAATATTTCTTTGAATTTGTTCTTTTCTTTCTAAAAGTAACTCTTTAAAATAGTCCAATTCGCTTTGTTTCATATAACTCCTTTTTATTTATGATAAGGGTGATTTGCATTAATGCAAAGAGCGCGAAAAATCTGCTCATATAAGACAAGCTTAGCAATTTTATGCGCAAAAGTTAGCCTTGATAGGCTTACTAGCTTATCCATTCTCCCTCGTAAATTATCACCTAAACCATAAGCCCCGCCTATAAAAAATGAAATTTGCGTTTTATCTTTTAATAGCTTCGCAAACTCAAAACTATCAAGCATATCGCCACGCTCATCAAGTCCAATACAAAAACCATTTAAACAAGGCTTATATGCCTCCTCATATGCTCTATGCGATGCGGCTTGGCCTTGAATTTGAGCTTTAGCAATTTGTGGGCTAAATTTATTAATCTCTTTAATGCTAGCCCATTTACTACTCATCTTTATATACTCTTTTAGCTCTTTATCATCGCTAAGTTTTTGTAGGCAATGGACTAAAATTTGCACTAAATAGCCTCATTAATTGGGCTGTAAAAATTATCATTTTTCATAAAAAATCTTATCATATCGCTAAGATATTTTTTATGCTCATCTCTTGGGACTATAGCATCTATTAATCCATGCTCCAGTAAGAACTCAGCTCTTTGAAAACCCTCTGGCAAGCTTGCTTTAATAGTTTGTTCAATAACTCTTTGACCTGCAAAACCTATTAAAGCCTTTGGTTCAGCAATAATCAAATCTCCTAACCACGCAAATGAGGCTGAAACTCCACCCATCGTAGGATCAGTAAGAACTGAGATATATGGCAATCTATTATCACTTAAAAGTTTTAAAGCAGCACTTGTCTTACTCATCTGCATAAGGCTAAAAGTACTCTCTTGCATTCTTGCGCCTCCACTTGCGCTTACTATAATAAGTGGATTTCTCTTTTCTATTGCTCTGCGAACTGCACGAGTTATCTTTTCACCTTCAACTGAACTTAAACTTCCGCCCATAAAGCTAAAATCAAAAACCACTAGCTGAATAGGTTGGCCATCAATTGTTGCTTCTCCTGAGATTACCGAGCTTGTTTTGCCATTTTTACTTTGACCTTCTTCAATTCTTTTTTTATATGATTTTTTATCTACGAAATTTAATGGATCTATTGGTCTTAAATTTGCATCAAACTCAACAAAGCTTCCAACATCGCTAATTAATTCTATTCTTTTTTGAGCGCTAAGTCTCATATGATATCCGCATTTTGGACAGACATTATAACATGCTTCAACCTCTTTAAAATACATCAAAGAGCTACAACTATTACATTTTACCCAGTGGCTTGGGGCTTCACTTGGGTGAGATTGCTTTTTGCGTATTTTTGAAAAAAAATCACCTAGCATTTTTTTCCTTTAATAAAAAATTGGGCGATTATATCAAATTTTTCTTTAAATTCATATTTTTATTACTTTTAAATTTATTTTATAGATTGTTTTATCTGTGTTTAATTATAGTTAAATTTACATAGATACAATTTCGCAATTCATAAAAATTATTTAAGGAGATTTAGTATGATAGTTACTAATAAAGCACCACAACTAAGTGGCGTAGCAGTTCTAGGCAATGGTCAAATTGAAGAAAATTTTGATCTATATAAAAACATTGGACCAAAAGGTGCAGTAGTATTTTTCTATCCAAAAGATTTTACATTTGTTTGCCCAAGCGAAATCATCGCTT of Campylobacter vicugnae contains these proteins:
- a CDS encoding tRNA dihydrouridine synthase encodes the protein MIDFSSKPLFLAPLAGFSDLPLRTLAKRFGCDCTVSEMISSNAFVYEHDKTLSMIEKSPLETPYIVQIAGSNKDIIAKAVDILNQFDGIDGIDLNCGCPVPKVIKQNAGSALLNDPKLLCTLIETIKNRSNKRYTSVKIRLGFNTKMAHEIARDLANAGADFICVHGRTRAGGYSAPVDYEAIARVKSATTIPVVANGNIDINNYQEVFKITGCDGLMIGRASIGSPWIFKEIKENQSINPDEKKQIIKEHFELMLKTYGDHAIGIFRKHLHEYSKGISGASEFRCMVNQIHSAEIMREQIDCFFDPCRAIS
- the dksA gene encoding RNA polymerase-binding protein DksA, with the protein product MKQSELDYFKELLLERKEQIQRNINDAANEIDGLRQSGATDEFDFASISADEELEHSISAKQQQELNEIDQSLKKIESGIYGICDMCEDDIDIERLKVKPHARYCITCREIAEKTIIK
- a CDS encoding 23S rRNA (pseudouridine(1915)-N(3))-methyltransferase RlmH, which translates into the protein MQILVHCLQKLSDDKELKEYIKMSSKWASIKEINKFSPQIAKAQIQGQAASHRAYEEAYKPCLNGFCIGLDERGDMLDSFEFAKLLKDKTQISFFIGGAYGLGDNLRGRMDKLVSLSRLTFAHKIAKLVLYEQIFRALCINANHPYHK
- the accD gene encoding acetyl-CoA carboxylase, carboxyltransferase subunit beta, encoding MLGDFFSKIRKKQSHPSEAPSHWVKCNSCSSLMYFKEVEACYNVCPKCGYHMRLSAQKRIELISDVGSFVEFDANLRPIDPLNFVDKKSYKKRIEEGQSKNGKTSSVISGEATIDGQPIQLVVFDFSFMGGSLSSVEGEKITRAVRRAIEKRNPLIIVSASGGARMQESTFSLMQMSKTSAALKLLSDNRLPYISVLTDPTMGGVSASFAWLGDLIIAEPKALIGFAGQRVIEQTIKASLPEGFQRAEFLLEHGLIDAIVPRDEHKKYLSDMIRFFMKNDNFYSPINEAI